One window of the Rhipicephalus microplus isolate Deutch F79 chromosome 2, USDA_Rmic, whole genome shotgun sequence genome contains the following:
- the LOC119169336 gene encoding uncharacterized protein LOC119169336 isoform X4, translated as MLPDDAVSRPSSRPGTRHGGRHSTGAPSYLCQTRMPRLSCRYMASRSPSFSSCSCEISRSSTPMTRLAGRSPRHRSRLAWELLERLSQQLSSGPVLPLCNAMGPKLTSAPPKGAAMDRLDNGCSRYRGGSEGDSGVFTNQSPSPPPKNRLNIFKFITQGWKKSPTRGDTDARVSGLSRSTSCRSKSTQSQRSSQLSPVHQNQEVVGIKRSPNSTRVTRRSVEASPPRSTTQRSSPRSTQLTRSSVLRSSAEGQLPVVAAACKTSPEIRRRPDVKDIGHPQTPPTRSEPEGLKGIQSVSGAPALATPTGPSGPPPPPPLPPPLPPPASPAASEPQRVKGIQSASGAPALATPTRPSSLPLPPPPPPLPPPPPLLLPPPPPPPPPPPPPPPPFSQPGMQSPHGDGLATKIPPSKATQQQTAPRGPVSPGPFDTLPKPRQKMKTFNWTKVPDTLVCGGNSIWSDVTKEAQEEHVERKLNFKQVEELFCQRTATTAQPKVSPEKKKREPAFLSLLDGKRSLNVCIFLKQFKSGPEQIVDMIRSCKSKEIGAERLRMLQKILPDPGELSMLRSYTGDRSKLGHAEQFFLMLGDLRLYALYVDGMLQMEEFRPSVDALKPQLDNYIGVCQEILTNRSLKEFLKLILITGNFINSSKSLKRSKRKRCLSPRISDI; from the exons ATGCTCCCGGATGATGCTGTGTCCCGGCCGTCGTCGCGTCCGGGTACCCGCCATGGCGGACGACACTCAACTGGCGCGCCATCGTACCTTTGCCAGACACGTATGCCCCGCCTTTCGTGCAGGTATATGGCAAGCCGCAGTCCATCGTTTTCCTCATGCTCCTGCGAAATCTCGAGAAGCTCGACCCCGATGACACGGCTAG CTGGCCGCAGCCCTCGCCATCGCAGCCGCCTTGCCTGGGAACTGCTGGAGCGGCTGTCGCAGCAGCTGAGCTCGGGACCCGTGCTGCCATTGTGTAACGCGATGGGACCCAAGCTGACCTCGGCGCCTCCGAAAGGGGCAGCCATGGATCGGCTGGACAACGGCTGCAGCCGCTACCGCGGTGGAAGCGAAGGCGACTCCGGGGTCTTCACCAACCAGTCTCCGTCACCGCCGCCTAAAAACAGGCTCAACATTTTCAAATTCATCACTCAG GGTTGGAAGAAAAGTCCAACACGTGGAGACACGGACGCGCGCGTGTCTGGTCTGTCGCGGTCAACGTCGTGTCGGTCCAAATCTACTCAGTCGCAGAGGTCTTCTCAATTATCACCCGTACATCAGAATCAGGAGGTAGTCGGCATCAAGAGGTCTCCTAACTCGACGCGTGTCACCAGGCGTAGCGTCGAAGCATCGCCACCACGCTCTACCACGCAACGCTCGTCCCCGCGCTCGACGCAGCTGACCCGCTCCTCGGTACTCCGATCGTCAGCCGAGGGCCAGCTGCCGGTCGTTGCGGCAGCGTGCAAGACGTCGCCGGAGATTCGGCGTCGTCCGGACGTCAAGGACATCGGACACCCACAGACGCCTCCTACTCGCAGTGAACCAGAGGGACTAAAGGGAATTCAATCCGTCAGTGGTG CACCAGCTCTTGCGACTCCCACTGGACCATCTGgtccaccaccacccccacctcTACCACCACCTCTGCCACCACCGGCGTCTCCGGCTGCCAGTGAGCCACAAAGAGTAAAGGGAATTCAATCTGCCAGTGGCG CACCAGCTCTTGCAACTCCGACTAGACCATCCAGTCTACCgcttccaccaccaccaccacctctgccaccaccgccgccactactgctaccaccgccaccaccaccgccaccccCACCACCTCCACCACCTCCACCTTTTTCACAGCCAGGTATGCAGAGCCCACATGGTGACGGCCTGGCGACCAAAATCCCACCATCCAAGGCGACCCAACAACAAACAGCGCCACGTGGACCTGTCTCTCCTGGGCCTTTCGACACGCTGCCTAAACCTCGGCAGAAGATGAAGACCTTCAACTGGACTAAAGTGCCGGATACCCTTGTCTGTG GAGGCAACAGCATCTGGAGCGACGTCACGAAGGAAGCCCAGGAAGAGCACGTTGAACGAAAGCTCAACTTCAAACAAGTCGAAGAGCTCTTCTGCCAACGGACGGCCACTACAGCGCAACCGAAGGTGTCACCAGAAAAGAAAAAACGGGAGCCAGCATTT CTCAGCCTCCTGGATGGAAAGAGAAGCCTCAATGTCTGCATCTTCCTCAAGCAGTTCAAGTCCGGACCCGAACAAATTGTCGACATGATTCGCTCCTGCAAGTCTAAGGAAATCGGCGCGGAACGCTTGCGCATGTTGCAGAAGATACTACCAGACCCGGGTGAG TTGAGCATGCTGAGGTCGTACACTGGCGATCGTAGCAAGCTGGGCCATGCGGAGCAGTTCTTCCTGATGCTGGGCGACTTGCGGCTGTATGCCCTTTACGTGGACGGCATGCTCCAGATGGAGGAGTTTAGGCCGAgcgtggatgcgctgaagccacAGCTCGACAACTACATTGGCGTCTGCCAGGAGATTCTCACCAATCGCAGCCTCAAGGAGTTCCTCAAGCTCATTCTCATCACCGGAAACTTCATCAACTCG